The Podospora bellae-mahoneyi strain CBS 112042 chromosome 7, whole genome shotgun sequence genome includes a window with the following:
- a CDS encoding hypothetical protein (EggNog:ENOG503P904), whose protein sequence is MGVQLEPISQSSFEQYGPWHFRDSRFQQNERVGLGAALLRAAALPALNDLCELSARTSKADGRFLELTEKPTSSRSSSIHVLQEPSPPATIISPPTPVTVNKAEDDVDIPSLPGPRHSLDRFGYHAEEGVKFTFAPNNLPIRPRPNLKRRRPDSDVDGYNTATMSCKKRRLLRQFVTSRLSAPFSLPATHILNREVVASGDKRFLKLAAIMATRKLQPQPLPPQVSPDSFLRRQAVFNRCRLRMATEGMSRGGRGSHGPETQATHPASQQQQQPGVEGASFALMRALHPSSTGATTPVISISPQPSSCTPKPAITPSSPPSRSPPLGPTASGASPTRLRIPSPKLRPLRSPELRVTRPALPLDDIEDLDDDSVAFPTSVHESRYGDEPEEVYADFGLIFGGGGEGDESDEEGPAEQFEDYMDDLDGIPWNARC, encoded by the coding sequence ATGGGGGTTCAGCTCGAGCCCATCAGTCAGAGTTCGTTTGAACAGTACGGACCATGGCACTTTCGAGATTCTCGTTTTCAGCAGAATGAACGTGTCGGCCTGGGTGCCGCCCTCTTGCGAGCAGCCGCCCTACCGGCCTTGAACGACCTATGCGAGCTTTCAGCGAGGACCAGCAAAGCAGATGGTCGGTTTCTGGAACTGACCGAGAAGCCCACATCGTCCAGGTCATCCAGCATTCATGTTCTCCAGGaaccctctccacccgcTACCATCATttcccccccaactcccgtcaccgtcaacaaggccgaggatgatgtgGATATCCCGTCATTACCAGGACCCCGTCATTCCCTGGACCGGTTTGGTTATCacgcggaggagggggtcaAGTTCACCTTTGCGCCCAACAACTTACCCATTCGTCCCCGGCCGAATCTGAAGCGTCGACGACCAGACTCGGATGTGGACGGTTACAACACAGCCACCATGAGCTGCAAAAAGCGGCGACTATTGCGACAGTTTGTCACCTCACGGCTTTCAGCGCCTTTCTCCCTCCCGGCCACGCACATTCTCAACCGAGAAGTCGTCGCTTCGGGTGACAAACGCTTTCTCAAACttgccgccatcatggcAACCAGAAAGCTTCAACCACAGCCCCTACCGCCACAGGTCAGCCCGGATTCTTTCTTGCGGCGGCAAGCCGTCTTCAACCGGTGTCGGTTACGAATGGCAACCGAGGGCATGTCTCGAGGCGGTCGAGGGAGCCACGGGCCAGAGACGCAAGCTACACATCCCGcttcacagcagcagcagcagccaggtGTAGAAGGGGCTAGTTTCGCCTTGATGAGGGCCCTGCACCCATCATCGACTGGGGCAACTACGCCGGTGATTTCCATCTCCCCGCAACCGTCCTCCTGCACCCCAAAACCGGCGATaacaccatcatcgccaccgaGCAGGTCACCACCACTCGGGCCAACAGCCAGCGGAGCATCGCCAACAAGACTGCGAATTCCCAGTCCGAAGTTACGGCCCCTCCGCTCACCAGAACTGAGAGTCACCCGGCCGGCTCTGCCGTTGGATGACATTGAggacctcgacgacgacagcgtGGCGTTTCCCACATCGGTGCATGAGAGCCGGTATGGTGACGAGCCTGAAGAGGTCTATGCCGATTTCGGGCTGATCTTCGGAggcgggggtgagggcgACGAGTCTGATGAAGAAGGTCCTGCCGAGCAGTTTGAGGATTACATGGACGACTTGGACGGGATTCCGTGGAACGCTAGGTGCTAA
- a CDS encoding hypothetical protein (EggNog:ENOG503NVDD; COG:S), translating into MASPLDPAHPHRRGTPKRLIVCCDGTWMNSLGKKGHEPPSNVTRISRVLCRTCSDGRPQIINYFAGVGTANGLDQFTGGAFGMGLDADIREVYNFLCTNYVDGDDIILIGFSRGAFTARSVADMVASVGLLTPEGLDKFFAIFDDYENMGSSSRDTDDFLIDGLEEYKGQHGQKKIEWEERRKETYKRGLREKKLTRDTFHAGAGEIGEEIKIKALAVWDTVGTLGIPPAPVIGVRGSADQWRFTNTQISAKVENAFQALALDEPRYAFRPALWERVPGSTTNLKQVWFPGNHGNVGGGWWDQQISDITLAWMCDQLSTLGLEFNHPRMTNMFLESLRFSAAHPFPFSPQSKTSSIGSVAKSIIPRSMSKLLRGGRNSSSNGTTNGNGTANGSASLAPGSPKPWGHAAVFRHPFSAPKRDPHECDGKHDHPDGPLPQLWQFARPWGLGLIRSPTSVVTTVAGKTVRRPGLFMRVDEDTNEDTSEPLLGTSERIHACVRIRLACGGLGLDDKDVWTCDSLLKSETAEEGDKRRKGGPLWKLERGSALSSGEEQFVKAWRIRPRELTLGTDEYPERCMYPVGEFDHHWKWVYQRKAVGEGQARVPQEVALPEEPLVGYWERYLLALLVGEADVWRFAQQEIVNGK; encoded by the exons ATGGCCTCACCGCTTGATCCTGCTCACCCCCATCGCCGGGGGACGCCGAAGAGACTGATTGTCTGCTGTGATGGAACATGGATGAACTCGCtgggaaaaaaagg GCACGAACCGCCCTCAAATGTGACCCGCATCTCGCGTGTTCTCTGCCGCACCTGCAGTGATGGCAGGCCCCAGATCATCAACTACTTCGCCGGTGTAGGTACAGCTAACGGCCTGGACCAGTTCACCGGCGGAGCGTTCGGCATGGGGCTGGACGCAGACATCCGAGAGGTGTACAACTTCTTGTGCACCAACTACGTCGACGGGGACGACATCATACTGATTGGCTTCAGCAGAGGAGCGTTTACTGCCCGTAGCGTCGCTGATATGGTCGCGAGCGTGGGACTGTTGACGCCGGAAGGGCTGGACAAATTTTTTGCCATCTTTGATGATTACGAAAACATGGGCTCGTCGTCCAGAGACACGGACGACTTTCTGATTGACGGGCTGGAGGAGTACAAGGGACAGCATgggcagaagaagattgagtgggaggagaggaggaaggagacgTACAAGCGGggtttgagggagaagaagctcacgCGGGATACGTTCCatgctggagctggagagaTTGGCGAGGAGATCAAAATCAAGGCTCTTGCGGTTTGGGACACGGTGGGAACACTTGGGATCCCGCCTGCTCCAGTGATCGGTGTTCGAGGAAGCGCTGATCAATGGAGGTTCACCAACACGCAAATCTCGGCCAAGGTCGAGAACGCCTTTCAGGCTTTGGCTCTTGATGAGCCGAGATATGCTTTCAGGCCTGCCCTCTGGGAGAGGGTACCTGGAAGTACAACAAACCTGAAGCAGGTATGGTTTCCTGGTAACCATGGGaatgtcggtggtggttggtgggacCAACAGATATCAGACATCACACTGGCCT GGATGTGTGATCAACTCTCGACATTGGGACTGGAGTTCAATCACCCACGCATGACCAATATGTTTTTGGAATCACTGCGCTTCTCCGCTGctcaccccttccctttctcGCCGCAATCAAAGACTTCGTCGATTGGGTCAGTGGCCaagtccatcatccccagaTCCATGAGCAAGCTCCTTCGCGGAGGAAGGAACTCCTCGTCAAACGGGACCACCAACGGGAATGGCACCGCCAATGGAAGTGCGAGCTTGGCTCCAGGAAGCCCCAAGCCTTGGGGCCACGCTGCCGTCTTTCGACACCCCTTCTCAGCCCCCAAACGAGATCCTCACGAGTGTGATGGAAAGCATGACCACCCCGATGGCCCCTTGCCCCAGTTGTGGCAGTTTGCTCGGCCTTGGGGCCTGGGTTTGATCAGAAGTCCTACCAGTGTAGTGACCACTGTGGCCGGCAAGACCGTTCGGCGTCCTGGCCTGTTTATGCGGGTTGATGAAGACACAAACGAAGATACCAGCGAGCCTTTGCTTGGTACGAGCGAGAGGATACACGCTTGTGTCAGGATCCGGTTGGCCtgtggagggttggggttagaTGACAAAGATGTCTGGACCTGcgactccctcctcaagtCTGAAAcagctgaggagggtgacaagaggagaaaaggaGGCCCGTTGTGGAAGTTGGAAAGGGGTAGTGCGCTGAGTAGCGGCGAAGAACAATTCGTCAAGGCCTGGAGAATCCGGCCGAGAGAACTGACGCTTGGCACTGACGAGTATCCTGAGCGATGCATGTATCCTGTCGGAGAGTTTGATCATCACTGGAAGTGGGTTTATCAAAGGAAGGCGGTGGGGGAAGGCCAGGCTAGGGTGCCACAGGAGGTTGCTTTACCTGAAGAGCCGCTAGTGGGATATTGGGAGAGATATCTGCTTGCGCTTTTGGTCGGGGAGGCAGATGTGTGGCGGTTTGCTCAGCAGGAGATTGTTAATGGGAAGTAG
- a CDS encoding hypothetical protein (EggNog:ENOG503PWMW), producing the protein MTAKHSNRPKTNLLTTPGEIRNQIYSYLLPTHETIVIASQRKDSFSSSSSSSSQQHYIGKSLRRDLSTLFLTSKQIHLEASTFFYSNNTFVLPGDATSLPHQAQANLLLRWFLDRIGERNCSNLRRLGIPFPLEGGLGQLQLGDGCEQPIEEEEGAKRRRFISGLVRRCPNLEELEVDLGRGDTPSLAGTAPVPSKMEMAGSVERLLRQSWAGLKAVRVYWGDQVIYKRRRRQARSLEYGMPPEKVPMGEEWVVVNMRDDEEDQARYRERYYERREWRLEDAVHDFYSPYSSINLRSSFALERYRVAARAAEAAPSRDWLSSQHPKIEFAKAFLKSPSRAMSERNEEKEWWRIRRKMAREYTVSYCCTMAGGSSYRTRSKRKRTTTWLRNTLARL; encoded by the coding sequence ccccacccacgaGACAATCGTCATTGCCTCGCAGCGAAAAGACAGCttttcgtcgtcgtcgtcgtcgtcctcccaACAACACTACATTGGCAAATCCCTCCGCCGCGACCTCTCGACCCTCTTTCTTACAAGCAAGCAAATCCACCTCGAAGCCTCCACCTTCTTTTACAGCAACAACACGTTCGTCCTACCGGGGGACGCCACCTCCTTACCACACCAGGCGCAAGCCAACCTGCTACTGCGCTGGTTCCTCGACCGGATCGGCGAGAGAAACTGCTCCAACTTGAGAAGGTTAGGGATCCCGTTCCCGCTGGAGGGTGGTCTGGGCCAGCTCCAGCTAGGGGATGGGTGCGAGCAAccgattgaggaggaggaaggggccaagaggaggaggttcaTCTCTGgcttggtgaggaggtgccCCAACCTGGAGGAGCTAGAGGTTGATCTAGGGAGAGGTGACACGCCTAGCCTGGCGGGGACGGCGCCGGTGCCGAgcaagatggagatggcggggTCGGTGGAGAGGCTGCTGAGGCAGTCGTGGGCGGGGCTCAAGGCGGTGAGGGTGTATTGGGGCGACCAGGTTATTTACaagcggcggaggcggcagGCGAGGAGTCTGGAGTATGGTATGCCGCCTGAGAAGGTGccgatgggggaggagtgggtggtggtgaatatgagggatgacgaggaggatcaGGCTCGGTATCGGGAAAGGTATTATGAGCGTCGGGAGTGGAGGCTGGAAGATGCCGTCCATGACTTTTACTCTCCTTACTCGAGCATCAATCTCCGGTCGTCTTTTGCTCTGGAGAGGTACAGGGTCGCTGCGAGAGCTGCCGAAGCTGCCCCGTCGAGGGACTGGTTGAGCAGCCAGCATCCCAAGATCGAGTTCGCCAAGGCGTTTCTCAAGTCCCCCTCGCGCGCAATGAGCGAGAGAaacgaggagaaggagtggtggaggattcgaaggaagatggcgagggagtaCACTGTTTCCTATTGCTGCACCATGGCTGGAGGGAGCAGCTATCGGACCAGGAGCAAGCGGAAGAGGACTACAACCTGGTTGAGGAACACATTAGCACGACTCTAG
- a CDS encoding hypothetical protein (COG:I; EggNog:ENOG503P1QR) — protein MSVSMTPKVGGDEDKRLSFQEQLELVKLPREGQAHRYISTRSAYLPGSDFAKGKELPSFHTAAFGGHVYAQAGLAAYRAWRETEKEKGVPEHARLDIHTINGYFTRIGLASRPFIYTASPVTASRTFSTVSVTATQPSVPSNSPSEDHYPAEDASLPQYPPAFTALLSFKLPEPDWDGTVSEQEAPPQERFASILSSRKPEEWPPAPPVDITGVVEIVGDDQVGTFPIAEMKKVDMKEYNEGKPVHERRELLLYRLLKPLPDDEDGKSGYDANAHVLVHAFVADRNGLLMAGNHIGLGYSLGRAASLSYHFVMHMEAKAAVMREEDGWWIQEVWFPRAGRGRGIVESKIWSPSGVHVATEYQDGLIQGFGGKLLKEKEVSGQEAKL, from the exons ATGAGTGTAAGCATGACTCCCAAggttggcggcgacgaggacAAGCGGCTGTCTTTTCAGGAACAATTGGAGCTCGTCAAGTTGCCTCGTGAAGGCCAAGCCCACCGATACATCTCGACTCGATCAGCATATCTCCCAGGTTCAGACTTTGCAAAGGGAAAAGAGCTGCCCAGTTTCCACACTGCGGCGTTTGGTGGTCATGTGTACGCTCAGGCAGGCCTGGCCGCCTATAGAGCGTGGAGAGAAACcgaaaaggagaagggggttcCGGAACATGCGAGGTTGGATATCCAC ACAATAAACGGTTACTTTACCCGCATCGGCCTTGCCAGCAGACCCTTCATTTACACGGCCTCTCCCGTTACCGCGTCCCGCACCTTCAGCACCGTTTCCGTGACTGCCACTCAGCCATCTGTTCCCAGCAACTCACCCTCTGAAGATCACTACCCTGCCGAAGACGCCTCGCTGCCACAGTACCCGCCAGCCTTTACCGCGCTGCTGTCATTCAAGCTCCCAGAGCCAGACTGGGATGGCACAGTCTCTGAGCAGGAGGCGCCGCCCCAGGAGCGCTTCGCTTCTATCTTGTCATCCCGCAAGCCAGAAGAGTGGCCACCCGCCCCGCCGGTGGACATCACCGGCGTGGTGGAGATTGTCGGGGACGACCAGGTCGGGACGTTCCCGATTGCGGagatgaagaaggtggaTATGAAGGAGTATAACGAGGGGAAGCCGGTTCATGAGAGACGGGAGCTGCTGTTGTACCGGTTGTTGAAGCCGCTACcggacgatgaggatgggaagagcGGGTATGATGCCAATGCTCATGTGTTGGTGCACGCTTTTGTGGCGGATAGGAATGGGCTGCTGATGGCTGGGAATCACATCGGGCTGGGATATAGTCTGGGAAGGGCTGCTAGTCTGAGTTATCATTTTGTGATGCACatggaggccaaggctgcggtgatgagggaggaggatgggtggtggattcAAGAGGTTTGGTTTccgagggcggggaggggaagggggatcGTTGAAAGTAAGATTTGGAGCCCGAGTGGTGTGCACGTTGCGACGGAGTATCAGGATGGACTGATCCAGGGGTTTGGCGGAAAGCTattgaaggagaaggaggtttcTGGGCAGGAGGCAAAGCTGTGA
- the COX4 gene encoding Cytochrome c oxidase subunit 4 (BUSCO:EOG09265MAN; EggNog:ENOG503P5BA; COG:C), protein MLLQRSALAIARRAAVAPAVRRSLATSAVRRDAVPDTKIKGIKEVKTVDDLFGPGAPAGTVPTDVEQSTGLERLEILGKMESVDVFDMRPLDASRLGTLSNPILVRSAGEEQFAGCTGVPADSHNVIWLGMTRERPVERCPECGSVYKMEYVGPQEDHHHDHGHGHGWKEPKTMADYVKPEYW, encoded by the exons ATGCTCCTGCAGCGCTCCGCCCTCGCGATCGCCCGCCGGGCTGCCGTCGCCCCGGCTGTCCGCCGTTCCCTGGCCACCTCCGCCGTGCGCC GTGACGCCGTTCCTGATACCAAGATCAAGGGCATCAAGG AGGTCAAGACTGTTGACGACCTTTTCGGCCCCGGTGCCCCCGCCGGCACCGTCCCTACCGATGTCGAGCAGTCGACTGGTCTCGAGCGTCTCGAAATTCTCGGCAAGATGGAGAGCGTTGACGTCTTCGACATGCGCCCTCTTGATGCCTCGCGCCTCGGCACACTTTCCAATCCCATTCTCGTCCGCTCCGCCGGCGAGGAGCAGTTCGCCGGTTGCACTGGTGTCCCCGCTGACTCCCACAACGTCATCTGGCTCGGT ATGACCCGTGAGCGCCCCGTTGAGCGGTGCCCCGAGTGCGGCAGCGTCTACAAGATGGAGTACGTCGGTCCCCAGGAGGATCACCACCACGATCACGGTCACGGCCACGGCTGGAAGGAGCCCAAGACCATGGCCGACTACGTCAAGCCTGAGTACTGGTAA
- a CDS encoding hypothetical protein (EggNog:ENOG503P2RN; COG:S) → MSPLNPTATPFLPAISSLPTLPDTTLTSTLDLLFEPTSELHSLALPTIRTCSFASYDELIDTLRGQLLTIASQVQNDSEAKKKLHHVLGSHPRLGAPKVKQEDEELSEQSKNEQKQLRGGDENEARRLAELNEEYEKTFPGLRYVVFVNGRGRGVIMEDMERRIKRGDIREEEKEGIQAMCDIAKDRARKLLKSAEEAV, encoded by the exons ATgtcccccctcaaccccaccgcaacccccttcctacccgccatctcctccctccccaccctcccagacacaaccctcacctccaccctcgacctcctcttcGAACCAACTTCCGAACTCCAttccctcgccctccccaccatccgcaCCTGCTCCTTCGCCTCCTACGACGAGCTAATCGACACCCTCCGAGGCCAGCTGCTCACCATTGCCTCCCAAGTCCAGAACGACTCCGAGGCGAAAAAGAAGCTGCATCACGTCCTGGGCAGCCACCCCAGATTGGGCGCACCAAAGGTGAAGcaagaggacgaggagttgAGCGAGCAGAGCAAGAATGAGCAAAAGCAACtcaggggaggggatgaaaACGAGGCGCGGAGACTGGCCGAGCTGAACGAGGAGTACGAAAAGACTTTTCCGGGGTTGAGGTATGTCGTTTTTGTGAacgggcgggggaggggggtgattaTGGAGGATATGGAGCGGAGGATCAAGAGGGGGGATAttagggaggaggagaaggaagggatACAG GCAATGTGTGATATTGCAAAGGATAGGGCGAGGAAGTTGTTGAAGtctgccgaggaggctgtttAG
- a CDS encoding hypothetical protein (COG:S; EggNog:ENOG503P6QU), producing the protein MPPKITAKNLQYNTTLPPFLARLRGEATSSSEFDGGGPDPILAARRRPTKKRSGSAEAEDAPTIVDEHGNTVQDVTVGVDGSVKATASAPVEEEKGGHDDSKPAAEDQAQPKAASIGAAGKKRRVGKVVGADADEEEDQKKDAAPTTNTKAEDKEGTASAPKAKPKRKAKKIKLSFGDDEG; encoded by the coding sequence atgcCCCCGAAAATCACGGCCAAAAACCTGCAgtacaacaccaccctccccccgtTCCTCGCCCGTCTCCGAGGCGAggcaacttcctcctccgagtttgatggtggtggtccagACCCCATCCTTGCGGCCCGAAGGCGACCAACCAAGAAACGGTCCGGCAGCGCCGAGGCAGAAGACGCCCCTACGATAGTGGATGAGCACGGCAACACAGTGCAGGATGTCACTGTTGGGGTAGACGGCAGCGTAAAGGCGACTGCGTCCGCGCCggtagaagaagagaagggtGGCCATGACGATAGCAAACCAGCTGCGGAGGACCAGGCACAACCAAAGGCGGCTAGCATTGGCGCtgctgggaagaagagaagagtaGGAAAGGTCGTTGGCGCGGAtgccgacgaggaggaggatcaaaAGAAGGACGCTGCTCccacaaccaacaccaaagccgaggacaaggaggGTACAGCATCGGCGCCAAAAGCCAAGCCCAAGaggaaggcaaagaagatTAAGCTTAGTTTCGGTGACGATGAGGGCTGA
- a CDS encoding hypothetical protein (EggNog:ENOG503NUBW; COG:C): protein MAPPAKLPTRRLGKNGPEIPAIGFGLMGLSTGYGSVGSDEDRLKVLDRAWELGYTNWDSADMYADSEDLLGKWFALHPERRADIFLATKFALQYGPNGLTINSSPAYCRQQCEKSLRRLGTSYIDLYYIHRVDGKTPIEHTMAELVKLKAEGKIRHIGISAASADTVRRAAAIDHVDAYQVEYSPWSLDIEGPETNYLLQTCRDLGIAVFAYSPLGRGIMTGQIKSPDDFEPGDLRRLFPRFSKENFPKNLALVEKFRIMADKKGCTPGQLTVAWLMAQGEDIFPIPGTKNIKYLEENVGAVRVEVSEDEEREIRGWLNDFGFAGIRVPPGLLDEFNDTPPLS from the exons ATGGCACCTCCAGCCAAGCTTCCCACCCGCAGGCTGGGCAAAAACGGCCCTGAAATCCCAGCCATCGGTTTCGGGTTGATGGGACTGAGCACTGGATACGGCTCTGTCGG GTCGGATGAAGACCGCCTCAAAGTGCTCGACCGAGCCTGGGAACTAGGCTACACCAACTGGGACTCGGCCGACATGTACGCCGATAGCGAAGACCTGCTGGGGAAGTGGTTCGCCCTCCACCCCGAACGCCGCGCcgacatcttcctcgccacTAAATTTGCCCTCCAGTACGGCCCCAACGGCCTGACCATCAACAGTTCCCCGGCCTACTGCCGCCAGCAGTGCGAAAAGAGCCTCCGGCGGCTCGGGACATCGTACATCGACCTCTACTACATCCACCGCGTAGACGGCAAGACGCCCATCGAGCACACCATGGCCGAGCTGGTCAAGCTGAAAGCCGAGGGCAAGATCCGGCACATTGGGATTTCGGCTGCGTCGGCGGATACAGTTCGCCGGGCTGCTGCCATCGACCATGTTGATGCCTACCAGGTGGAATACAGCCCTTGGTCACTCGACATTGAAGGGCCCGAGACCAATTACTTGCTTCAGACCTGCCGGGACTTGGGCATCGCCGTTTTTGCGTACTCCCCGCTGGGAAGGGGCATCATGACGGGTCAGATCAAGTCGCCGGATGACTTTGAGCCTGGGGACTTGAGACGGCTGTTTCCCCGGTTCAGCAAGGAGAACTTCCCCAAGAATCTGGCGCTGGTGGAAAAGTTCAGGATCATGGCGGACAAGAAGGGTTGCACGCCTGGTCAGTTGACTGTGGCTTGGTTGATGGCGCAGGGGGAGGATATCTTTCCCATTCCGGGGACGAAGAATATCAAGTACTTGGAGGAGAACGTCGGCGCGGTGCGGGTGGAGGTGAGtgaagacgaggagagggagatacGGGGTTGGTTGAACGACTTTGGGTTTGCGGGGATACGGGTGCCGCCTGGGTTGTTGGATGAGTTTAATGACACGCCTCCTCTGTCGTAG
- a CDS encoding hypothetical protein (EggNog:ENOG503PEFR; COG:S), translating to MPPSGHPIDWEAHRKIFEDLYMVQDMSLPEVMKIMREDYGVEATKKMYKKRIKAWGLFKNINGDEMLTMLRIKEHRRRQGKITQFYLRGKPVLDSKLRRFATRHGVVLDDEDFGGDVQAALRGITFSTPEPEDRTEITTPTHGNAPHLSPVISDADVTSFDCFVGSPNTDPLQVPRREYPDISWDVPVSSSQSLAGTASPTHQVYAWLEDADHSRLDGDYHFPSLSMGLESGHDVVQASTTQSFPYGQQLEFYQPAERPSNDSLVDPALPFGQAPEFLWNPASFHNTLINSEVTFTGPSPTEGINTNFVARDETAALHYGFSQDHNNTPVSYDEHDSINYGGWYDDNFTWPS from the exons ATGCCTCCTTCTGGTCATCCGATTGATTGGGAGGCCCATCGGAAGATCTTCGAGGATTTGTATATGGTTCAGGACATGTCGCTCCCCGAGGTCATGAAGATCATGAGGGAAGATTATGGTGTGGAAGCCAC TAAGAAAATGTACAAAAAGCGAATCAAGGCTTGGGGATTGTTCAAAAACATCAACGGAGACGAGATGTTGACGATGCTACGGATCAAGGAACATCGGCGCAGACAGGGCAAAATAACACAGTTCTATTTGCGCGGCAAGCCGGTCCTGGACTCAAAGCTTCGACGTTTTGCAACTCGTCATGGTGTAGTattggatgatgaagactttggtggtgatgtgcaAG CTGCTCTCAGAGGCATCACTTTTTCAACCCCGGAGCCTGAAGATCGTACTGaaatcaccaccccaacacaTGGCAACGCTCCACATCTGAGCCCAGTGATAAGCGATGCGGATGTGACATCTTTCGACTGCTTCGTGGGCTCACCAAACACAGACCCGCTCCAAGTGCCACGTCGTGAATATCCAGATATATCATGGGATGTGCCCGTGTCTTCATCCCAGTCTCTTGCGGGTACGGCGTCTCCGACACATCAAGTTTACGCTT GGCTGGAGGACGCGGATCATTCTCGGCTTGATGGTGATTATCACTTCCCGTCACTTTCCATGGGCCTGGAATCAGGACACGATGTTGTCCAGGCTTCAACCACCCAGTCATTTCCATATGGTCAACAGTTGGAATTTTATCAGCCCGCCGAAAGACCTTCCAACGACAGCCTAGTAGATCCAGCCCTGCCGTTCGGTCAGGCTCCAGAGTTCTTGTGGAACCCCGCTTCGTTTCATAATACACTCATAAACAGCGAAGTCACTTTCACAGGACCCTCTCCTACCGAGGGAATAAACACAAACTTCGTAGCACGGGATGAGACAGCGGCTCTTCACTATGGCTTCTCCCAGGACCACAACAATACACCGGTGTCCTACGACGAGCATGATTCCATCAACTATGGTGGATGGTACGATGACAACTTTACCTGGCCCAGTTGA